From the Anoplopoma fimbria isolate UVic2021 breed Golden Eagle Sablefish chromosome 14, Afim_UVic_2022, whole genome shotgun sequence genome, one window contains:
- the LOC129102004 gene encoding calcium/calmodulin-dependent protein kinase kinase 2 isoform X2, producing the protein MLPCHVTPWPAAEPPASCGHAPPAQPSQPLPDLLCSCPAPPLNTHSETPSPDPMESLIVVTEYEPSRPPGEAGQEEVEEMDSSETPEPASSMVASFRTPSCDLLSHTVGRSEALLPESQEQRGRLNMSDRKLSLQERSQTATSPCSSPGLNGRYIYPSLPYSPITSPHSSPRLPRRPTVESHSVSITDLQGSYGVVKLAYNEDDNTYYAMKVLSKKRLMRQAGFPRRPPPRGAKAVPEGLPQPKGPLERVYQEIAILKKLDHSNVVKLVEVLDDPSEDHLYMVFELVKKGAVMEVPTDKPFSEDQSRFYFQDLLRGIEYLHYQRIIHRDVKPSNLLVGEDGHIKIADFGVSNQFEGADALLTSTVGTPAFLAPEALSETRKNFSGKALDVWAMGVTLYCFVFGVCPFMDERIVSLHQKIKTQPVELPERADISDDLKDLLLRMLDKNPETRISIPQIKVHPWVTRHGAEPLPPEDDNCCMLIEVTEEEVENSVKHIPSLATVILVRTMLRKRSFGNPFDWGRKEDRQMIRKGKAGNVRYCYIHCNQRRKQGSGDGVRSMDLPYVGEDEALS; encoded by the exons ATGCTTCCCTGTCATGTGACCCCCTGGCCCGCTGCTGAACCGCCGGCCTCCTGTGGTCATGCGCCCCCGGCACAGCCCTCACAACCCCTGCCTGATCTGCTGTGCAGCTGTCCCGCTCCACCTTTGAACACCCACTCTGAGACGCCCTCCCCAGACCCCATGGAGTCCCTCATCGTGGTCACGGAGTACGAACCCAGCAGACCGCCTGGAGAGGCTGGGCAGGAGGAG gtagaagaaatggacagctcTGAGACGCCCGAGCCAGCGTCCTCCATGGTGGCATCTTTCCGGACTCCCTCCTGCGACCTGCTGTCCCACACGGTTGGCCGGTCAGAGGCTCTGCTACCCGAAAGCCAAGAGCAAAGGGGAAGATTAAACATGTCGGACCGGAAACTATCTCTGCAGGAGCGCTCACAAACCGCCACATCGCCCTGCAGCTCTCCGGGACTCAATGGGCGTTACATTTACCCGTCGTTACCCTACTCCCCCATCACATCGCCCCACTCCTCTCCACGCTTGCCCCGCCGGCCCACCGTGGAGTCCCACAGTGTTTCCATCACAGACCTCCAG GGCTCCTATGGTGTTGTCAAGCTGGCCTACAACGAGGATGACAACACATACTAT GCAATGAAGGTGTTGTCCAAGAAGCGGCTGATGAGGCAGGCAGGCTTCCCAC GGAGACCTCCCCCTCGTGGAGCCAAGGCTGTCCCTGAGGGTCTCCCTCAGCCCAAAGGGCCCCTGGAGCGGGTCTATCAGGAGATTGCCATCCTGAAAAAGCTGGACCATTCTAACGTGGTGAAACTAGTAGAG GTTTTGGACGACCCCAGTGAGGACCATCTGTACATGG TATTTGAGCTGGTCAAGAAAGG GGCTGTGATGGAGGTGCCGACAGATAAACCTTTCAGTGAGGACCAGTCACGCTTTTACTTCCAAGATCTGCTCCGGGGAATCGAGTATT taCATTACCAGAGGATCATCCACAGAGACGTCAAACCGTCTAACCTGTTAGTGGGAGAAGATGGACACATCAAGATAGCAGACTTCGGAGTCAGTAACCAGTTTGAGGGGGCTGATGCTCTCCTGACCAGCACGGTGGGAACACCTGCTTTCCTCGCCCCTGAAGCGCTCTCTGAGACCAGAAAAAACTTCTCCGGAAAG GCGTTGGATGTTTGGGCCATGGGGGTGACTCTTTACTGCTTTGTCTTTggagtg TGTCCATTTATGGACGAGCGCATCGTTAGTCTTCATCAGAAAATCAAGACACAACCTGTGGAGTTACCTGAGCG TGCTGATATCTCAGATGATCTAAAAGATTTGTTGCTGAGAATGCTGGACAAGAATCCAGAGACCAGAATATCAATCCCACAGATTAAG GTGCACCCATGGGTGACGAGGCACGGTGCTGAGCCTCTTCCTCCTGAGGATGACAACTGTTGTATGCTGATTGAGGTGAccgaggaggaggtggagaattCTGTTAAACACATCCCCAGCCTGGCGACAGTG ATCCTGGTGAGAACCATGCTGAGGAAGCGCTCTTTTGGGAACCCTTTCGATTGGGGACGTAAAGAGGACAGGCAAATGATCAG GAAAGGCAAAGCAGGCAATGTGAGGTACTGCTACATTCATTGTAACCAAAGAAG GAAACAGGGGAGCGGTGATGGCGTGAGGAGTATGGACCTGCCCTACGTGGGAGAAGACGAGGCTCTTTCCTGA
- the LOC129102004 gene encoding calcium/calmodulin-dependent protein kinase kinase 2 isoform X3: protein MLPCHVTPWPAAEPPASCGHAPPAQPSQPLPDLLCSCPAPPLNTHSETPSPDPMESLIVVTEYEPSRPPGEAGQEEVEEMDSSETPEPASSMVASFRTPSCDLLSHTVGRSEALLPESQEQRGRLNMSDRKLSLQERSQTATSPCSSPGLNGRYIYPSLPYSPITSPHSSPRLPRRPTVESHSVSITDLQDCVQLNQYKLKDEIGKGSYGVVKLAYNEDDNTYYAMKVLSKKRLMRQAGFPRRPPPRGAKAVPEGLPQPKGPLERVYQEIAILKKLDHSNVVKLVEVLDDPSEDHLYMVFELVKKGAVMEVPTDKPFSEDQSRFYFQDLLRGIEYLHYQRIIHRDVKPSNLLVGEDGHIKIADFGVSNQFEGADALLTSTVGTPAFLAPEALSETRKNFSGKALDVWAMGVTLYCFVFGVCPFMDERIVSLHQKIKTQPVELPERADISDDLKDLLLRMLDKNPETRISIPQIKVHPWVTRHGAEPLPPEDDNCCMLIEVTEEEVENSVKHIPSLATVILVRTMLRKRSFGNPFDWGRKEDRQMIRKQGSGDGVRSMDLPYVGEDEALS from the exons ATGCTTCCCTGTCATGTGACCCCCTGGCCCGCTGCTGAACCGCCGGCCTCCTGTGGTCATGCGCCCCCGGCACAGCCCTCACAACCCCTGCCTGATCTGCTGTGCAGCTGTCCCGCTCCACCTTTGAACACCCACTCTGAGACGCCCTCCCCAGACCCCATGGAGTCCCTCATCGTGGTCACGGAGTACGAACCCAGCAGACCGCCTGGAGAGGCTGGGCAGGAGGAG gtagaagaaatggacagctcTGAGACGCCCGAGCCAGCGTCCTCCATGGTGGCATCTTTCCGGACTCCCTCCTGCGACCTGCTGTCCCACACGGTTGGCCGGTCAGAGGCTCTGCTACCCGAAAGCCAAGAGCAAAGGGGAAGATTAAACATGTCGGACCGGAAACTATCTCTGCAGGAGCGCTCACAAACCGCCACATCGCCCTGCAGCTCTCCGGGACTCAATGGGCGTTACATTTACCCGTCGTTACCCTACTCCCCCATCACATCGCCCCACTCCTCTCCACGCTTGCCCCGCCGGCCCACCGTGGAGTCCCACAGTGTTTCCATCACAGACCTCCAG GATTGCGTTCAACTCAACCAGTACAAGCTGAAGGATGAGATTGGAAAG GGCTCCTATGGTGTTGTCAAGCTGGCCTACAACGAGGATGACAACACATACTAT GCAATGAAGGTGTTGTCCAAGAAGCGGCTGATGAGGCAGGCAGGCTTCCCAC GGAGACCTCCCCCTCGTGGAGCCAAGGCTGTCCCTGAGGGTCTCCCTCAGCCCAAAGGGCCCCTGGAGCGGGTCTATCAGGAGATTGCCATCCTGAAAAAGCTGGACCATTCTAACGTGGTGAAACTAGTAGAG GTTTTGGACGACCCCAGTGAGGACCATCTGTACATGG TATTTGAGCTGGTCAAGAAAGG GGCTGTGATGGAGGTGCCGACAGATAAACCTTTCAGTGAGGACCAGTCACGCTTTTACTTCCAAGATCTGCTCCGGGGAATCGAGTATT taCATTACCAGAGGATCATCCACAGAGACGTCAAACCGTCTAACCTGTTAGTGGGAGAAGATGGACACATCAAGATAGCAGACTTCGGAGTCAGTAACCAGTTTGAGGGGGCTGATGCTCTCCTGACCAGCACGGTGGGAACACCTGCTTTCCTCGCCCCTGAAGCGCTCTCTGAGACCAGAAAAAACTTCTCCGGAAAG GCGTTGGATGTTTGGGCCATGGGGGTGACTCTTTACTGCTTTGTCTTTggagtg TGTCCATTTATGGACGAGCGCATCGTTAGTCTTCATCAGAAAATCAAGACACAACCTGTGGAGTTACCTGAGCG TGCTGATATCTCAGATGATCTAAAAGATTTGTTGCTGAGAATGCTGGACAAGAATCCAGAGACCAGAATATCAATCCCACAGATTAAG GTGCACCCATGGGTGACGAGGCACGGTGCTGAGCCTCTTCCTCCTGAGGATGACAACTGTTGTATGCTGATTGAGGTGAccgaggaggaggtggagaattCTGTTAAACACATCCCCAGCCTGGCGACAGTG ATCCTGGTGAGAACCATGCTGAGGAAGCGCTCTTTTGGGAACCCTTTCGATTGGGGACGTAAAGAGGACAGGCAAATGATCAG GAAACAGGGGAGCGGTGATGGCGTGAGGAGTATGGACCTGCCCTACGTGGGAGAAGACGAGGCTCTTTCCTGA
- the LOC129102004 gene encoding calcium/calmodulin-dependent protein kinase kinase 2 isoform X1 — MLPCHVTPWPAAEPPASCGHAPPAQPSQPLPDLLCSCPAPPLNTHSETPSPDPMESLIVVTEYEPSRPPGEAGQEEVEEMDSSETPEPASSMVASFRTPSCDLLSHTVGRSEALLPESQEQRGRLNMSDRKLSLQERSQTATSPCSSPGLNGRYIYPSLPYSPITSPHSSPRLPRRPTVESHSVSITDLQDCVQLNQYKLKDEIGKGSYGVVKLAYNEDDNTYYAMKVLSKKRLMRQAGFPRRPPPRGAKAVPEGLPQPKGPLERVYQEIAILKKLDHSNVVKLVEVLDDPSEDHLYMVFELVKKGAVMEVPTDKPFSEDQSRFYFQDLLRGIEYLHYQRIIHRDVKPSNLLVGEDGHIKIADFGVSNQFEGADALLTSTVGTPAFLAPEALSETRKNFSGKALDVWAMGVTLYCFVFGVCPFMDERIVSLHQKIKTQPVELPERADISDDLKDLLLRMLDKNPETRISIPQIKVHPWVTRHGAEPLPPEDDNCCMLIEVTEEEVENSVKHIPSLATVILVRTMLRKRSFGNPFDWGRKEDRQMIRKGKAGNVRYCYIHCNQRRKQGSGDGVRSMDLPYVGEDEALS, encoded by the exons ATGCTTCCCTGTCATGTGACCCCCTGGCCCGCTGCTGAACCGCCGGCCTCCTGTGGTCATGCGCCCCCGGCACAGCCCTCACAACCCCTGCCTGATCTGCTGTGCAGCTGTCCCGCTCCACCTTTGAACACCCACTCTGAGACGCCCTCCCCAGACCCCATGGAGTCCCTCATCGTGGTCACGGAGTACGAACCCAGCAGACCGCCTGGAGAGGCTGGGCAGGAGGAG gtagaagaaatggacagctcTGAGACGCCCGAGCCAGCGTCCTCCATGGTGGCATCTTTCCGGACTCCCTCCTGCGACCTGCTGTCCCACACGGTTGGCCGGTCAGAGGCTCTGCTACCCGAAAGCCAAGAGCAAAGGGGAAGATTAAACATGTCGGACCGGAAACTATCTCTGCAGGAGCGCTCACAAACCGCCACATCGCCCTGCAGCTCTCCGGGACTCAATGGGCGTTACATTTACCCGTCGTTACCCTACTCCCCCATCACATCGCCCCACTCCTCTCCACGCTTGCCCCGCCGGCCCACCGTGGAGTCCCACAGTGTTTCCATCACAGACCTCCAG GATTGCGTTCAACTCAACCAGTACAAGCTGAAGGATGAGATTGGAAAG GGCTCCTATGGTGTTGTCAAGCTGGCCTACAACGAGGATGACAACACATACTAT GCAATGAAGGTGTTGTCCAAGAAGCGGCTGATGAGGCAGGCAGGCTTCCCAC GGAGACCTCCCCCTCGTGGAGCCAAGGCTGTCCCTGAGGGTCTCCCTCAGCCCAAAGGGCCCCTGGAGCGGGTCTATCAGGAGATTGCCATCCTGAAAAAGCTGGACCATTCTAACGTGGTGAAACTAGTAGAG GTTTTGGACGACCCCAGTGAGGACCATCTGTACATGG TATTTGAGCTGGTCAAGAAAGG GGCTGTGATGGAGGTGCCGACAGATAAACCTTTCAGTGAGGACCAGTCACGCTTTTACTTCCAAGATCTGCTCCGGGGAATCGAGTATT taCATTACCAGAGGATCATCCACAGAGACGTCAAACCGTCTAACCTGTTAGTGGGAGAAGATGGACACATCAAGATAGCAGACTTCGGAGTCAGTAACCAGTTTGAGGGGGCTGATGCTCTCCTGACCAGCACGGTGGGAACACCTGCTTTCCTCGCCCCTGAAGCGCTCTCTGAGACCAGAAAAAACTTCTCCGGAAAG GCGTTGGATGTTTGGGCCATGGGGGTGACTCTTTACTGCTTTGTCTTTggagtg TGTCCATTTATGGACGAGCGCATCGTTAGTCTTCATCAGAAAATCAAGACACAACCTGTGGAGTTACCTGAGCG TGCTGATATCTCAGATGATCTAAAAGATTTGTTGCTGAGAATGCTGGACAAGAATCCAGAGACCAGAATATCAATCCCACAGATTAAG GTGCACCCATGGGTGACGAGGCACGGTGCTGAGCCTCTTCCTCCTGAGGATGACAACTGTTGTATGCTGATTGAGGTGAccgaggaggaggtggagaattCTGTTAAACACATCCCCAGCCTGGCGACAGTG ATCCTGGTGAGAACCATGCTGAGGAAGCGCTCTTTTGGGAACCCTTTCGATTGGGGACGTAAAGAGGACAGGCAAATGATCAG GAAAGGCAAAGCAGGCAATGTGAGGTACTGCTACATTCATTGTAACCAAAGAAG GAAACAGGGGAGCGGTGATGGCGTGAGGAGTATGGACCTGCCCTACGTGGGAGAAGACGAGGCTCTTTCCTGA